One part of the Candidatus Kouleothrix ribensis genome encodes these proteins:
- a CDS encoding glycosyltransferase family 2 protein, whose amino-acid sequence MTTVGVVIVSFNTCALLRSCLESLRGCALPLRIVVVDNASHDGSAAMVRAQFPHAELLALEHNLGFAAGTNAGIQHALGAEPRAKRAEGSAANTALSAQTSELAYVLLLNPDTAVHTGAIEALAAFLNDHPRVGAVGPRLLNPDGSVQPAAFRFPTLLMTALDLFPPGEVLPGRLYNSWWHGRYPHEQAAAAPFAIDHPLGACILVRRVVIEQVGMLDEQFFMYAEEVDWCYRIRQAGWAIWQEPRARVTHVGGAATSQFRSKMQIALYTSRLRFLRKHYARGHVRGHSWIVRAGMLRAALRDWRDYARGRLAADELRARLWTYGTICKL is encoded by the coding sequence ATGACCACAGTTGGCGTTGTAATCGTCTCGTTCAATACCTGCGCGCTGCTGCGCAGCTGCCTTGAGTCGCTGCGTGGCTGCGCGCTGCCGCTGCGTATCGTGGTGGTCGACAATGCCTCGCACGACGGCAGCGCGGCGATGGTGCGCGCGCAGTTCCCCCACGCCGAGCTACTCGCGCTCGAGCACAACCTGGGCTTCGCGGCGGGTACGAACGCCGGCATCCAGCATGCCCTGGGCGCCGAGCCACGCGCAAAGCGTGCGGAGGGATCGGCAGCAAATACTGCGCTCAGCGCTCAAACCTCAGAGCTGGCGTATGTGCTGCTGCTCAACCCCGACACCGCCGTGCATACGGGTGCGATCGAGGCGCTGGCGGCATTTCTGAATGATCACCCGCGCGTCGGCGCGGTTGGGCCGCGGCTGCTGAACCCCGACGGCAGCGTCCAGCCGGCGGCGTTTCGCTTCCCAACACTGCTCATGACCGCGCTCGACCTGTTTCCACCTGGCGAGGTGCTGCCAGGCCGGCTGTACAACTCGTGGTGGCACGGGCGCTACCCGCACGAGCAGGCTGCCGCCGCGCCATTCGCGATCGACCATCCGCTGGGCGCGTGCATCCTAGTGCGCCGCGTGGTGATCGAGCAGGTGGGCATGCTCGACGAGCAGTTCTTCATGTATGCCGAAGAGGTCGACTGGTGCTACCGCATCCGCCAGGCCGGCTGGGCGATCTGGCAAGAGCCGCGCGCGCGCGTAACCCATGTGGGCGGCGCGGCCACCAGCCAGTTCCGCTCGAAGATGCAGATCGCGCTGTACACCAGCCGGCTGCGCTTCTTGCGCAAGCACTACGCGCGTGGCCATGTACGTGGCCATAGCTGGATCGTGCGCGCCGGCATGCTGCGCGCGGCCCTGCGCGACTGGCGCGACTATGCGCGTGGCCGGCTCGCCGCCGACGAGCTGCGCGCGCGGCTGTGGACGTACGGCACGATCTGTAAGTTATGA